From a single Lactococcus carnosus genomic region:
- the hprK gene encoding HPr(Ser) kinase/phosphatase, whose product MVVTVADLLEKIKFDVIYASETALKKEITTSDVTRPGLEMTGYLEYYTPERIQLFGMKEWSYAHNEIGDNRYDLLKNIVTEETPAIIIARGLAIPDEMLNVAKKRDTVLLQSSEPTSRLNGAITAFLDEKLAIRTTVHGVLMDIFGVGVLIQGSSGIGKSETGLELIKRGHRLVADDRVDVYQKDEFTVVGEPAEILRHLIELRGVGIIDVMSLFGAGAVMDAAQIDLTVNLENYEKSNTYDRLGNGETTVVFSGVPVPQVKIPVTTGRNVSVIIEAAVMNFRAKNMGFDATKMFEERLSKLIARNS is encoded by the coding sequence ATGGTAGTAACAGTTGCGGATTTACTTGAGAAAATAAAATTTGATGTGATTTATGCGTCTGAAACGGCATTAAAAAAAGAGATTACAACCTCTGATGTCACACGTCCAGGACTAGAAATGACTGGCTATTTGGAGTACTATACGCCTGAACGTATCCAACTGTTTGGTATGAAGGAATGGTCATATGCACATAATGAGATAGGCGATAATCGTTATGATTTATTGAAAAATATTGTGACAGAAGAAACACCAGCGATTATTATTGCCAGAGGCCTAGCAATACCAGATGAAATGCTAAATGTCGCTAAAAAACGAGATACGGTTCTTTTACAGTCAAGTGAACCAACAAGTCGACTAAATGGCGCGATTACGGCATTCTTAGACGAAAAATTAGCTATCCGTACGACGGTGCATGGTGTATTGATGGATATATTCGGTGTTGGCGTCCTAATTCAGGGCTCATCTGGGATTGGTAAGTCTGAGACAGGTTTAGAGCTGATCAAGCGTGGACACCGTTTAGTGGCTGATGATCGGGTAGATGTTTACCAAAAAGATGAGTTTACTGTAGTGGGTGAGCCTGCTGAAATACTACGCCATCTTATTGAACTTCGTGGTGTTGGGATTATTGATGTGATGAGTCTTTTTGGTGCAGGTGCTGTAATGGACGCTGCACAAATAGACTTGACGGTTAATTTAGAGAATTATGAAAAAAGCAACACCTATGACCGATTAGGCAATGGCGAGACAACGGTTGTTTTTTCAGGTGTCCCAGTACCCCAAGTGAAAATACCAGTTACAACAGGTCGAAATGTATCTGTTATTATAGAAGCAGCAGTTATGAATTTTAGGGCAAAAAATATGGGATTTGATGCAACAAAGATGTTTGAAGAACGTCTATCAAAACTGATTGCGAGAAATTCATAA
- a CDS encoding YtxH domain-containing protein: protein MAKKTGFLVGAILGVIGGAVAALATAPKEGKKLRKDVKDFYEDYKEDPKAKFDEVKDTALNFYDEKSGKIVDFSTDKFNEVKEKFDNGEMSTEKVKAFLVSKKAEIKAKVDSGELSKEKVMALLAATKDKLSDKVNELKSDVTVADLEEEFALELDQEDLIDKTDEVVDKAADKAVETLEAGKDLLNK, encoded by the coding sequence ATGGCTAAGAAAACAGGATTTTTAGTAGGTGCTATTTTAGGTGTCATCGGTGGTGCAGTAGCCGCATTAGCAACAGCGCCTAAAGAAGGTAAAAAACTTAGAAAAGATGTAAAGGATTTCTATGAAGATTATAAGGAAGATCCTAAGGCTAAATTTGATGAGGTAAAGGATACAGCCCTTAATTTTTATGATGAGAAATCTGGAAAAATAGTTGATTTTTCTACAGATAAATTCAATGAAGTGAAAGAAAAGTTTGATAACGGTGAAATGTCTACTGAAAAAGTTAAAGCATTTCTCGTTTCTAAAAAAGCAGAAATTAAAGCAAAAGTTGACTCTGGCGAGTTATCCAAAGAAAAAGTGATGGCGCTTTTAGCTGCTACAAAAGATAAGCTTTCAGATAAGGTCAATGAGTTGAAATCAGATGTGACTGTTGCTGATCTTGAAGAAGAGTTCGCGCTAGAACTTGACCAGGAAGACCTGATTGACAAAACTGATGAGGTTGTGGATAAAGCAGCTGATAAAGCTGTTGAGACGCTTGAAGCTGGCAAAGACTTACTTAATAAATAA
- the hflX gene encoding GTPase HflX: protein MIATEIAAEKVVLVGAETYGNRETFDVSLLELASLAETAGAIVHETFTQKKERLDGKYVVGIGKLEEIKITIEADDIDMVIFNEKLTPRQNVNLETFLGVKVIDRMQLILDIFALRARSHVGMLQVELAQLKYLLPRLSGSKGLELSRQGGGIGARGAGESQLETDRRHIRHRVEMIESQLKKAEKVQENSRQKRNASSVFKLGLIGYTNAGKSSVFNALTNKIQYEKDELFATLDATTKEFSLKDEFMVTMTDTVGFIQDLPTELVQAFKSTLAESKNVDLLLHIVDASNPAHGLHEDVVTDIMTSLKMSDIPVLTVYNKLDLAEHFSPTVLPNVQISIKSEAGIARLRQAIIDKIGELFMPFDLRIPFSEAYRLPMIKKIALIDQIIELDEEEVYIVSGSISQADKWRIV from the coding sequence ATGATAGCAACTGAAATAGCAGCAGAAAAAGTCGTATTAGTCGGTGCAGAAACGTATGGCAATCGTGAGACATTTGATGTCTCCTTACTAGAATTAGCTAGTTTGGCAGAGACAGCAGGTGCAATTGTCCATGAAACCTTTACGCAAAAAAAAGAACGCTTGGATGGGAAATATGTCGTTGGGATCGGTAAGTTAGAAGAAATCAAGATAACGATCGAAGCTGATGATATTGATATGGTGATCTTTAATGAGAAATTGACGCCTCGTCAGAACGTCAACTTGGAGACTTTTCTTGGGGTCAAAGTAATTGATCGGATGCAGCTGATTCTAGATATTTTTGCGCTTAGGGCCAGATCACATGTTGGTATGCTCCAAGTTGAATTGGCGCAACTGAAGTATCTCTTACCTCGCTTATCAGGTAGTAAGGGGCTAGAACTCAGTCGTCAGGGCGGTGGAATAGGCGCGCGGGGTGCCGGTGAAAGTCAGCTAGAAACAGATCGTAGACATATTCGTCACCGTGTTGAGATGATTGAGTCCCAACTTAAAAAAGCTGAAAAAGTACAAGAAAATAGTCGTCAAAAAAGAAATGCATCATCAGTATTTAAGCTAGGGTTAATTGGCTATACAAATGCTGGTAAATCTTCTGTTTTCAATGCATTGACCAATAAAATACAATATGAAAAAGATGAGTTATTTGCGACATTAGATGCAACTACCAAAGAATTTTCATTAAAAGACGAATTTATGGTAACAATGACCGATACAGTTGGGTTTATTCAGGATTTGCCAACAGAGCTAGTCCAAGCCTTTAAATCAACACTAGCAGAATCTAAAAATGTAGACTTATTACTTCATATAGTAGATGCGTCAAATCCAGCACATGGCTTACACGAAGATGTTGTGACGGATATTATGACCTCATTAAAGATGTCAGATATTCCTGTTTTGACAGTTTACAATAAGCTTGACCTGGCTGAGCATTTTTCACCAACAGTACTGCCAAATGTTCAGATTTCCATAAAAAGTGAGGCAGGCATCGCACGACTCAGACAAGCGATAATTGATAAAATCGGTGAGTTGTTTATGCCATTTGACTTAAGGATTCCCTTTAGTGAAGCTTACCGGTTGCCCATGATTAAAAAGATTGCTTTAATTGATCAAATTATTGAGCTCGATGAAGAAGAAGTGTACATTGTTTCGGGTAGCATTTCCCAAGCAGACAAATGGAGGATAGTATAA
- a CDS encoding adenine phosphoribosyltransferase, with the protein MDLKEYIATIPDYPEKGIVFRDISPLMADGNAYSYAIREIVQYAIDKEIDVIVGPEARGFIVGCPVAFDLGIGFAPVRKPGKLPREVIEAQYEKEYGFDTLTIHADAIKKGQRVLIVDDLLATGGTVKATIELIEKLGGVVAGCAFLIELDDLKGREKIGDYAYKVLMHY; encoded by the coding sequence ATGGACTTAAAAGAGTATATTGCAACAATACCAGATTACCCAGAAAAAGGGATTGTATTTAGAGATATTTCGCCCTTAATGGCAGACGGGAATGCCTATAGTTATGCGATTAGAGAAATTGTCCAGTATGCGATTGATAAAGAAATTGATGTCATCGTAGGTCCTGAAGCTAGAGGCTTTATCGTTGGGTGTCCAGTTGCATTTGATTTAGGCATTGGGTTTGCACCTGTCAGAAAGCCAGGTAAGCTACCCAGAGAAGTGATTGAAGCGCAATATGAAAAAGAGTATGGGTTTGATACCTTAACCATACACGCAGATGCGATTAAAAAAGGGCAACGTGTTCTAATCGTTGATGATTTACTGGCAACTGGTGGAACAGTTAAAGCGACGATTGAACTGATTGAAAAACTTGGCGGTGTTGTTGCTGGTTGTGCATTTTTAATCGAGCTTGACGACTTAAAAGGCCGTGAAAAAATAGGCGATTATGCTTATAAAGTATTAATGCATTACTAA
- the lgt gene encoding prolipoprotein diacylglyceryl transferase, producing the protein MVNTVLAINPIALKLGPLDIRWYALCIVTGVVLAVWLAMKEAPRKKIRPDDILDFILIAFPIAIIGARIYYVLFDLGYYSKNPSEIFAIWHGGIAIYGALIAGGITLLVFSYYKLIAPLDFLDIAVPGVLVAQAMGRWGNFFNQEAFGKPIHSLDFLPSFIKNQMYIDNSYRTPTFLYESVWNLIGFALVMGLRHRLKNLKSGDIFAFYLVWYGLGRAVIEGMRTDSLMFGPIRVSQALSLVLVVVGLAIIVRHHKPGKYFLKKQ; encoded by the coding sequence ATGGTAAATACAGTATTAGCAATTAATCCGATTGCCCTAAAATTAGGACCACTTGACATTAGGTGGTATGCACTTTGTATCGTAACTGGTGTTGTCCTTGCAGTTTGGCTGGCGATGAAGGAAGCACCTAGAAAAAAAATCAGACCAGATGATATTTTGGATTTTATTTTGATTGCATTCCCGATTGCGATTATCGGTGCACGAATTTATTATGTTCTCTTTGATTTAGGCTACTACAGTAAAAATCCGAGTGAAATATTTGCTATCTGGCATGGCGGTATTGCAATTTATGGTGCCTTGATTGCTGGGGGGATCACCTTATTAGTCTTTTCATATTATAAACTGATTGCACCACTTGATTTCTTAGATATTGCTGTACCAGGTGTTCTAGTTGCGCAAGCAATGGGCAGATGGGGCAACTTTTTCAACCAAGAAGCATTTGGGAAACCAATACATTCCCTAGACTTTCTACCAAGTTTCATCAAAAATCAGATGTATATAGATAATAGCTATCGGACACCTACTTTCTTGTATGAATCGGTTTGGAATCTAATTGGTTTTGCGCTAGTCATGGGCCTGAGACATCGTCTAAAAAATCTTAAATCCGGCGATATTTTTGCTTTTTATCTGGTTTGGTATGGCCTCGGTCGCGCTGTTATTGAAGGTATGCGGACAGATAGTCTCATGTTCGGTCCCATACGTGTATCACAAGCCTTGTCATTAGTATTAGTCGTTGTGGGTCTTGCTATTATCGTACGACATCATAAGCCGGGTAAATATTTCCTTAAAAAGCAGTAA
- a CDS encoding SPFH domain-containing protein has product MLIILFVIIILVLASLSSLFFVVKQQSVAIVERFGKFTSLAHSGFHFKMPFGIDRIAARVQLRLLQNDMNVETKTQDNVFVQMTVATQYRVDEQNVTDAYYKLMNPGEQIKSYIEDALRSSVPKLTLDELFEKKDEIALEVQKQVAEEMSTYGYIIVKTLITKVEPDAEVKQSMNEINAAQRKRVAAQELANADKIKIVTAAEADAEKDRLHGVGIAEQRKAIVDGLAFSIKEMKDTGVDISEDQIMSILLTNQYLDTLNQFAINGNSSVFLPSQPNGIEDIRTQILTALAAKG; this is encoded by the coding sequence ATGTTAATTATTTTATTTGTTATTATCATCTTGGTTTTAGCAAGTCTATCAAGTCTGTTTTTCGTTGTCAAACAGCAAAGTGTTGCGATTGTTGAGCGATTTGGTAAATTTACCTCATTAGCGCATTCAGGCTTCCATTTCAAAATGCCGTTTGGCATTGATCGTATTGCTGCTCGCGTACAACTTCGTTTGCTTCAAAACGATATGAACGTTGAGACAAAAACGCAAGATAACGTCTTTGTGCAGATGACTGTCGCTACGCAATACCGTGTAGATGAGCAAAATGTAACAGATGCTTACTACAAGCTAATGAATCCGGGCGAACAAATCAAGTCATATATCGAAGATGCCTTGCGTTCTAGTGTGCCCAAGTTAACATTAGATGAGTTGTTTGAGAAAAAAGATGAGATTGCACTTGAAGTACAAAAACAAGTTGCAGAAGAAATGTCAACTTATGGTTATATCATCGTCAAAACACTGATTACTAAAGTTGAACCTGATGCTGAAGTTAAGCAATCAATGAATGAAATTAATGCCGCACAAAGAAAACGTGTTGCAGCACAAGAATTAGCTAATGCTGATAAAATTAAAATCGTTACTGCTGCCGAAGCAGATGCAGAAAAAGATAGACTTCACGGTGTAGGTATTGCTGAACAACGTAAAGCGATTGTTGATGGTCTAGCCTTTTCAATCAAGGAGATGAAAGATACAGGAGTAGATATTTCAGAAGATCAAATCATGTCGATTCTGTTAACTAACCAATATCTTGATACCTTGAATCAATTTGCGATTAATGGCAATTCATCAGTCTTCTTACCAAGTCAACCTAATGGTATTGAAGATATCCGGACTCAAATTCTAACAGCACTGGCTGCTAAGGGGTAA
- the recJ gene encoding single-stranded-DNA-specific exonuclease RecJ, translated as MIIPTYDWQLNSDEPTAEFVKLVKKQKLDTLTAKMLWKRQIRTADALASFLNPTLETLHDPFLFYSMRRAVERIRQAIEMQEIILIYGDYDADGMTSASIMKTALDEIGAESLVYLPNRFTDGYGPNLDVYKYFIENEGVGLIITVDNGVAGHEAIAYAQENGCDVIITDHHSLPETLPDAYAIIHPQHPDGQYPFPDLAGCGVAFKVACALLEYVPSEMLDLVAIGTIADMMSLTDENRTLVKFGLEILKNTERVGLESLIKIAGVDKHSLTEESIGFQIAPRLNALGRLDDPNPAIDLLTGWDEAETQQIAEMIDQKNQERKEIVARMLVEAESQLDDSPVQFIYQPGWHPGVLGIVAGQLVQKTGKPIVMLTEEAGILKGSARSIPAFDIFSALSAHHDLFIAFGGHAQAAGMTFELANLPAIKAVIAVFIVHQKLDMSQKAPLVLDDTIVLSDITLDTIKSLGKVAPFGQDNPKPIFLIKDYQVVQSRAMGQQNAHLKLKIQQDKTQLEAVYFGQGMAALEFEQAAPELAVTLSVNTWNGNTSVQLMIVDAKVNGSQLIDLRNQQHQTAIPDDASVFTNELVEQENLSQVLVVDETPHDKAGLDRLKQLITSQDFTAVYFKNSIKQTYYLTGGGTHEQFAKFYKTIYQYPEFDVRYKLADLADYLKIPLILLVKMVQIFEELAFVNIKDGVMTVNKEAKKREISESQIYQDLQVLVQIQSVFALSPVGEIYEKLKEK; from the coding sequence ATGATCATACCTACCTATGATTGGCAGCTTAATTCAGATGAACCGACAGCTGAATTTGTTAAGTTAGTCAAAAAACAAAAATTAGATACACTTACAGCCAAGATGCTTTGGAAACGGCAAATCAGAACAGCAGATGCCCTAGCAAGCTTTTTGAATCCAACACTAGAAACCTTACATGATCCATTTTTATTTTATAGCATGCGACGTGCTGTTGAACGGATTCGCCAAGCAATTGAGATGCAAGAAATCATCTTAATTTATGGTGACTATGATGCAGATGGGATGACAAGTGCGAGTATTATGAAGACAGCACTCGATGAGATAGGTGCTGAAAGCTTGGTTTATCTGCCAAATCGGTTTACAGATGGCTACGGACCGAATTTAGATGTTTATAAATACTTTATAGAGAATGAAGGGGTAGGCCTGATCATCACTGTTGATAACGGTGTTGCAGGTCATGAAGCGATAGCTTACGCCCAAGAAAATGGCTGTGATGTCATCATCACTGACCACCATTCTCTGCCTGAAACACTACCTGATGCATATGCAATTATCCACCCCCAGCATCCAGATGGCCAATACCCATTTCCTGATTTAGCTGGATGTGGTGTCGCTTTTAAAGTGGCATGTGCCTTATTAGAGTATGTCCCATCAGAGATGTTAGACCTGGTTGCTATTGGGACGATTGCAGACATGATGTCACTGACTGATGAAAATCGAACACTGGTCAAATTTGGTCTGGAAATTCTAAAAAATACAGAGCGTGTTGGTCTAGAATCCTTAATCAAGATTGCGGGTGTTGATAAACATAGCTTAACTGAGGAATCGATTGGGTTTCAGATTGCGCCCAGGCTAAATGCATTGGGTCGCCTTGATGATCCAAATCCTGCAATTGACTTACTGACAGGATGGGATGAGGCAGAAACGCAGCAAATTGCTGAGATGATCGACCAAAAGAATCAAGAGCGCAAAGAGATTGTTGCCAGGATGTTAGTAGAGGCCGAATCTCAGCTAGATGATAGTCCAGTTCAATTTATTTATCAACCGGGCTGGCATCCAGGCGTTCTTGGTATCGTTGCCGGTCAATTAGTTCAAAAAACTGGCAAGCCTATCGTCATGTTAACGGAAGAAGCAGGCATACTAAAAGGATCTGCCAGATCGATTCCGGCTTTTGATATCTTTTCAGCCCTATCTGCGCACCACGACTTATTTATTGCCTTTGGTGGGCATGCGCAAGCAGCAGGCATGACCTTTGAATTAGCGAATTTACCAGCTATTAAAGCGGTAATTGCGGTATTTATTGTACATCAGAAACTCGATATGTCTCAGAAAGCACCACTTGTTTTGGATGACACGATTGTGCTTTCTGATATCACGCTTGATACGATTAAATCACTTGGCAAAGTAGCACCTTTTGGGCAAGATAATCCTAAACCAATTTTTTTGATAAAAGATTATCAAGTGGTTCAAAGTCGTGCAATGGGCCAACAAAATGCACACCTGAAACTGAAAATTCAGCAAGATAAAACACAGCTAGAAGCTGTTTATTTTGGTCAGGGTATGGCAGCACTTGAATTTGAACAAGCCGCACCAGAACTGGCTGTAACCTTATCAGTAAATACATGGAATGGCAACACATCAGTGCAATTGATGATCGTTGATGCAAAGGTTAATGGGAGTCAGCTGATTGATTTGAGAAATCAACAGCACCAAACAGCAATTCCAGATGATGCATCTGTGTTCACAAATGAACTCGTCGAACAGGAAAACCTGAGTCAGGTATTAGTGGTTGATGAGACACCTCATGATAAAGCTGGCCTTGATCGGCTGAAACAACTGATAACTAGTCAGGACTTCACTGCAGTTTATTTTAAAAATAGTATTAAGCAAACCTATTACTTGACTGGTGGTGGGACACATGAACAATTTGCTAAATTTTATAAAACGATTTACCAATATCCAGAATTTGATGTGCGATATAAACTCGCTGACTTGGCTGATTATTTGAAAATACCGCTTATTTTATTAGTTAAAATGGTACAAATCTTTGAAGAATTAGCGTTTGTTAACATTAAAGATGGCGTTATGACGGTCAATAAAGAGGCGAAAAAAAGAGAGATATCTGAGAGTCAAATCTATCAAGACTTACAAGTGTTAGTTCAGATACAATCAGTTTTTGCCCTATCACCAGTGGGTGAGATCTATGAGAAATTGAAGGAGAAATAA
- a CDS encoding SDR family NAD(P)-dependent oxidoreductase produces the protein MMKNMVITGANGDIAREIARQVKGYKLILMSRDISDLSDVSDYLYQVDLSNEAALVATCKEISAKFGNIDILINNAGYGEFREFLAYSSDDIRKLFEVNVFALMTVTSAFLPDMIHKRTGRIINIASIASYMATAKSTSYAASKFAVRGFSDALRQEVYDDNIKILVVNTGPVVTKFHQANPGYLAKVGRHAVSADFVAKKIVANLDTNKRELNLPWQLNIARLFATLFPVLTENMTRRFFNLK, from the coding sequence ATGATGAAAAATATGGTGATTACAGGTGCTAATGGTGACATTGCCCGGGAAATTGCAAGGCAAGTAAAAGGCTATAAACTAATTTTAATGTCGCGTGATATCAGTGACTTATCTGATGTTTCTGATTACCTGTATCAGGTTGATCTATCAAATGAAGCAGCTTTAGTTGCAACGTGTAAGGAAATCAGCGCTAAATTTGGGAACATCGATATCTTAATTAATAATGCTGGATATGGTGAGTTTAGAGAGTTTTTAGCTTATAGCTCAGATGATATTCGCAAGCTTTTTGAGGTCAATGTCTTCGCATTAATGACGGTGACTAGCGCATTTTTACCCGACATGATACACAAAAGAACTGGAAGAATCATCAATATCGCCTCAATTGCTAGTTATATGGCAACTGCCAAGTCGACAAGTTATGCTGCCAGTAAATTTGCTGTACGTGGCTTTTCAGATGCCTTACGTCAAGAAGTTTACGACGACAACATAAAAATACTCGTTGTGAATACAGGCCCAGTAGTGACCAAATTTCATCAGGCCAATCCAGGATACTTAGCAAAAGTTGGTAGACATGCTGTTAGCGCAGATTTTGTTGCTAAAAAAATCGTGGCCAATCTGGATACAAACAAGAGGGAATTAAACCTTCCTTGGCAACTTAACATCGCAAGATTATTTGCGACACTATTCCCAGTTTTAACGGAAAACATGACACGGAGGTTTTTCAATTTAAAATGA
- the rpoE gene encoding DNA-directed RNA polymerase subunit delta produces MKIKAFAKQDLSELSMIEVAHAMLEEKGKEIEFNVLVNDIQDYLEKSDSEIRDRLSRFYTELNTDGSFIPLGNNVWALRSWYAIDEIDEEVVALDELDDEGERPTKKRKKVNAFAADGVDIDYSDDDPEDDDNIDEADVTYEDENPDDEKDEAEAFDTELEEVDLEDVAVEDLDDDDDEV; encoded by the coding sequence TTGAAAATTAAAGCATTTGCAAAGCAAGATTTATCAGAACTTTCTATGATTGAAGTGGCACATGCCATGTTAGAAGAAAAAGGCAAGGAAATTGAGTTTAACGTCCTTGTTAACGATATCCAGGATTATCTTGAAAAATCAGATAGTGAGATTCGTGATCGCTTATCACGCTTCTATACAGAACTGAATACAGATGGTAGTTTTATTCCTCTAGGTAATAATGTCTGGGCTTTACGCTCATGGTATGCGATTGATGAAATCGATGAGGAAGTTGTCGCACTTGACGAACTAGATGATGAGGGCGAACGTCCGACTAAAAAACGTAAAAAAGTGAATGCTTTTGCAGCTGATGGAGTCGACATCGATTATAGCGACGATGATCCAGAAGACGATGATAATATCGATGAAGCTGATGTGACATATGAGGATGAAAATCCGGATGACGAAAAAGATGAAGCAGAAGCATTTGATACGGAACTTGAAGAAGTTGATTTAGAAGATGTCGCTGTTGAAGATCTTGACGATGATGATGACGAAGTTTAA
- a CDS encoding DUF948 domain-containing protein, translating to MGDTALIIIAVAVAILVLFLVILIVKMMKTVDEINRTIGVVTQDADVLLKQADTLMGKTNTLLEDINGKVATIDPLFTAVADLSDSVSRLNHTGNTFATRMKSTASNAGKATAVVTLGRSASKLFTKRKKRTEEKKK from the coding sequence ATGGGAGATACAGCATTGATTATCATCGCTGTTGCCGTTGCAATTTTGGTCCTATTCTTGGTTATTTTAATTGTCAAGATGATGAAAACTGTGGATGAAATCAATCGGACAATTGGCGTTGTGACACAAGATGCAGATGTGTTGCTTAAACAGGCAGATACACTAATGGGAAAAACCAACACGCTACTAGAAGATATCAACGGTAAAGTTGCAACGATTGATCCACTTTTTACTGCTGTTGCTGATTTATCTGACAGTGTTTCCAGACTGAATCATACAGGTAACACGTTTGCCACACGTATGAAGAGTACAGCTTCAAATGCTGGTAAGGCGACTGCGGTTGTCACTTTGGGGCGTAGTGCAAGTAAACTATTTACAAAAAGAAAAAAAAGAACCGAAGAAAAAAAGAAATAA
- a CDS encoding DUF3042 family protein: protein MNKFGKGIITGVIGTIAATAAGVFAVKKTIIDPELKKEEFVNENRRKAARKRVSH, encoded by the coding sequence ATGAACAAATTTGGAAAAGGTATCATCACTGGTGTTATCGGAACCATTGCCGCAACTGCTGCTGGTGTCTTCGCAGTCAAAAAAACAATTATCGATCCTGAACTCAAAAAAGAAGAGTTTGTAAACGAAAACCGTCGTAAGGCTGCTCGGAAACGTGTGTCTCATTAA
- a CDS encoding PspC domain-containing protein, which yields MSSKQLTKSRTNKKIAGVIGGFGDYFGWPEDVVLIIRIVYAIFAFTSFGSLILVYFIVAIILPDAPKKNGKNKQDFSGFSQWPGDKNNHAKKRKDVTPFDDDDEWSQF from the coding sequence ATGTCGAGTAAACAATTGACTAAATCGCGTACCAACAAAAAGATTGCAGGTGTCATTGGTGGCTTCGGGGATTACTTTGGTTGGCCTGAGGATGTTGTGCTCATTATCCGGATTGTCTATGCTATCTTTGCTTTTACAAGTTTTGGATCACTGATTTTAGTCTATTTTATTGTCGCCATCATTTTACCAGATGCACCAAAAAAGAACGGAAAAAACAAACAGGATTTTTCTGGATTTTCACAGTGGCCTGGTGACAAAAATAATCATGCCAAGAAAAGGAAAGATGTGACACCTTTTGACGATGATGATGAATGGTCACAGTTTTAG
- the rnz gene encoding ribonuclease Z — MEIQFLGTGAGQPAKQRNVTSIALKLLAERNEIWLFDCGEATQHQILETSIRPRKITKIFITHMHGDHIFGLPGFLSSRSFQTSSLEDQQQDLDLYGPVGIKNYVMTSLRLSGSKLGYRINFHELDATHAGQIFSDGSFEVHMSPLDHTIYCMGYRVVENDKKGELDAAALKAAGVPFGPLFGKVKQGQDIEVSGKLIKAADFIGPDKKGRVVTILGDTRQTDKAVRLAIGSDLLVHEATYEASEAKVARNHGHSTTKQAAEVAQQAQVKRLLLTHISARYVGPLVSQLLQETKQTFKNSFVVKDLYEETI, encoded by the coding sequence ATGGAAATTCAATTTTTAGGCACAGGTGCAGGACAGCCTGCTAAACAGCGCAATGTCACGTCTATTGCATTGAAATTACTGGCAGAACGAAATGAAATCTGGTTATTTGATTGTGGCGAGGCAACGCAACATCAGATTTTAGAGACCAGTATCAGGCCTAGAAAAATAACGAAAATCTTTATCACACACATGCACGGAGATCATATTTTTGGTTTGCCGGGGTTTTTATCTAGTCGAAGCTTTCAGACATCATCTTTAGAAGATCAACAACAGGACTTAGACTTATACGGCCCTGTCGGGATTAAAAATTATGTGATGACCTCACTCAGGCTGTCAGGCAGTAAATTAGGCTATCGGATCAATTTTCATGAGCTGGATGCAACACATGCAGGACAGATTTTTTCAGATGGCTCATTTGAGGTGCACATGTCCCCTTTGGATCACACTATCTATTGTATGGGCTACCGAGTTGTAGAAAATGATAAAAAAGGTGAGCTAGATGCGGCTGCTTTAAAAGCTGCAGGTGTCCCTTTTGGTCCTTTATTTGGCAAAGTCAAACAGGGTCAAGATATTGAGGTATCTGGCAAACTAATCAAGGCAGCTGACTTTATTGGCCCAGATAAAAAGGGTCGTGTTGTGACGATTCTAGGGGATACTAGGCAAACAGATAAAGCGGTTCGCTTAGCTATTGGCAGTGATTTACTGGTTCACGAAGCAACTTATGAAGCTAGCGAAGCTAAAGTTGCTAGAAATCATGGACACTCAACAACGAAACAAGCAGCAGAAGTTGCCCAGCAAGCACAAGTTAAACGCTTGCTTTTGACACATATTTCAGCACGTTACGTTGGCCCATTAGTGAGTCAGTTACTACAAGAGACAAAACAGACCTTCAAAAATAGTTTTGTTGTCAAAGATTTATATGAAGAAACGATCTAA